The following are from one region of the Mesorhizobium sp. B4-1-4 genome:
- a CDS encoding FAD-dependent oxidoreductase, producing MSQTVNPIFSTRRDQAFPTLAEADIERMRRFGEASAYAAGEHIVKAGDVAPGLIVVLSGSVDITQDGRLGRRETLITHGPGSFVGELAQLSARPSLVNAEAAEPVEAFVIPSRRLRDLMVQEANLGERIMRALILRRVGLLESATSGPIIIGPLDNADVLRLQGFLRRSGLPHRVLDSGSDPCAKTLVERFNVDPHHLPVVLCPNGRLLLNPGEKDLARCIGLVRPIDADTVYDVAIVGAGPAGLAAAVYAASEGLSTIVLDCRAFGGQAGASSRIENYLGFPTGITGMALMARAYNQAQKFGVEMVIPDEAKLLSAAPDMSGARYLLDVGDGETVRTRSVVIASGARYRRLDIANLSRFEGTSVHYWASPIEARLCAGQEVALVGAGNSAGQAAVYLASHARKVVLLARGGSLDASMSRYLVERIRAQPNIEVLTETEIEALEGEEGNLASVRWRNRVSGEGTTRPIRHLFLFIGADPNTDWLAQCNVALDAKGFIRTGSELGDGHGLMETSRSGVFAIGDVRCGSVKRVAAAVGEGAQVVAALHAYLARDGSHATESNSRESA from the coding sequence ATGTCGCAAACCGTCAACCCGATCTTCTCGACCCGTCGCGATCAGGCGTTCCCGACGCTGGCCGAGGCCGACATCGAACGCATGCGCCGGTTCGGCGAGGCCAGCGCCTATGCCGCCGGCGAGCACATCGTCAAGGCCGGCGACGTAGCGCCCGGCCTGATCGTCGTCCTGTCGGGCAGCGTCGACATTACCCAGGATGGCAGGCTCGGCCGGCGTGAAACGCTCATCACCCACGGTCCAGGCAGCTTCGTCGGCGAGTTGGCGCAGCTTTCGGCCCGCCCCTCGCTGGTCAATGCCGAGGCCGCCGAGCCGGTCGAGGCGTTCGTCATCCCCTCGCGGAGGCTGCGCGACCTCATGGTTCAGGAGGCCAATCTTGGCGAGCGCATCATGCGGGCGCTGATCCTGCGCCGTGTCGGACTGCTCGAAAGCGCCACCAGCGGGCCTATCATCATCGGACCGCTCGACAATGCCGACGTGTTGCGGCTGCAAGGTTTTCTGCGCCGCAGCGGCCTGCCACACCGGGTGCTGGATTCCGGCAGCGACCCCTGCGCGAAAACCCTGGTCGAGCGCTTCAACGTCGATCCGCATCATCTGCCGGTGGTGCTGTGTCCGAACGGCAGGCTGCTGCTCAACCCCGGCGAGAAGGACCTCGCCCGCTGCATCGGCCTGGTCAGGCCGATCGATGCCGATACGGTGTATGACGTGGCCATTGTCGGCGCCGGACCGGCCGGGCTCGCCGCGGCGGTCTATGCCGCGTCCGAAGGGCTGTCGACCATCGTGCTCGATTGCCGTGCCTTCGGCGGGCAGGCCGGCGCCTCCTCGCGCATCGAGAACTATCTCGGCTTCCCGACCGGCATTACGGGCATGGCGCTGATGGCGCGCGCCTACAATCAGGCGCAGAAGTTCGGTGTCGAAATGGTGATCCCCGACGAGGCCAAGCTGCTGAGCGCCGCGCCCGATATGTCGGGTGCCCGTTACCTGCTCGATGTCGGCGACGGTGAGACCGTGCGGACGCGCAGCGTGGTGATCGCCAGCGGCGCGCGCTACCGCCGCCTCGATATTGCCAACCTGTCGCGGTTCGAGGGAACATCCGTGCATTACTGGGCCTCGCCCATCGAGGCGCGGCTTTGCGCCGGCCAGGAGGTGGCGCTGGTCGGCGCCGGCAATTCGGCCGGGCAGGCGGCCGTCTACCTGGCCAGCCATGCGCGCAAAGTGGTGCTGCTAGCGCGCGGCGGCAGCCTCGATGCCAGCATGTCGCGCTACCTGGTCGAGCGCATCAGGGCGCAGCCCAACATCGAGGTGCTGACCGAGACCGAAATCGAAGCGCTGGAGGGCGAGGAGGGCAACCTTGCCAGCGTGCGTTGGCGCAACCGCGTCAGCGGCGAGGGAACGACGCGCCCAATCCGCCATCTCTTCCTGTTCATCGGCGCCGACCCGAACACCGACTGGCTCGCGCAATGCAACGTGGCGCTGGATGCCAAGGGTTTCATCCGCACCGGGTCGGAGTTGGGAGATGGGCACGGCCTGATGGAGACCAGCCGCAGCGGGGTGTTCGCCATCGGTGACGTGCGCTGCGGCTCGGTCAAGCGCGTCGCGGCGGCTGTCGGCGAGGGTGCCCAGGTGGTCGCGGCCTTGCATGCTTATCTGGCGCGGGACGGCAGTCATGCCACTGAGAGCAATTCCAGGGAAAGCGCGTAG
- a CDS encoding pyridoxal phosphate-dependent decarboxylase family protein, with protein MDVARQSLEILDEETLDPSDWTEAQALSHRIIDDAVDYLRGVRDRPIWREMPADVREVFAASLPRSPAPLAAVYDEVSRTVMSYPMGNIHPRFWSWYMGSSNFTGALGDFLAAIQGSNLGGGNHAAALMDSQVVNWCKEMLGFPASASGTLVSGGSMANIIGLTVARNTKAGIDVREQGVAAIEKPLRFYGSDQIHSCHRKAMEALGLGNRALRRIATDTNLRIDIPALRAAIAEDRGAGFMPACVIGNAGTVNTGAIDDLRTLAKLAHEEGLWFHVDGCIGALIAIAPQNAHLVAGIEWADSVALDPHKWLHAPFEVGCALVRDAAAHRKTFAVTPEYLESTPRGLASGEWLHDYGLQTTRGFRALKVWMALKEHGVDKFGRLIDQNIAQAFYLAGRIEAEPLLELAMPPTINIVCFRYQPGIAGEPLKALNTEIMLRLQEQGIAALSDTTVHGEHWLRVAIANHRTRRDDLDLLVRETVRLGRGIAAEGSSGD; from the coding sequence ATGGATGTCGCGCGGCAATCGCTCGAAATACTGGACGAGGAAACGCTCGATCCCTCCGACTGGACCGAGGCGCAGGCTCTGTCGCACCGGATCATCGACGATGCTGTCGATTATCTGCGCGGCGTGCGCGATCGCCCGATCTGGCGGGAGATGCCGGCGGATGTGCGAGAGGTCTTCGCGGCAAGCCTGCCGCGATCGCCGGCGCCGCTGGCCGCTGTCTATGACGAGGTCTCCCGCACCGTGATGTCCTACCCGATGGGCAACATCCACCCGCGCTTCTGGTCCTGGTATATGGGGTCGAGCAACTTCACCGGCGCGCTCGGCGACTTCCTCGCGGCAATCCAGGGCTCCAATCTTGGCGGCGGCAACCATGCCGCCGCGTTGATGGACAGCCAGGTGGTCAACTGGTGCAAGGAGATGCTGGGCTTTCCCGCGTCCGCTTCCGGCACGCTGGTCAGCGGCGGCTCGATGGCCAACATCATTGGGCTGACCGTGGCGCGCAACACCAAGGCCGGCATCGATGTGCGCGAGCAGGGCGTCGCGGCAATCGAGAAGCCCCTGCGCTTCTATGGCTCGGACCAGATCCATTCCTGCCACCGCAAGGCGATGGAAGCACTCGGCCTCGGCAACCGGGCGCTGCGCCGTATTGCCACCGACACCAACCTGCGCATCGACATACCGGCCTTGCGCGCGGCGATCGCCGAGGATCGCGGGGCAGGCTTCATGCCGGCCTGCGTCATCGGCAATGCCGGCACGGTGAACACAGGCGCGATCGACGACCTGCGCACGCTTGCCAAGCTGGCGCATGAGGAAGGCCTCTGGTTCCATGTCGACGGCTGTATCGGCGCGCTGATTGCCATTGCGCCGCAAAACGCGCATCTGGTCGCGGGCATCGAATGGGCGGATTCTGTCGCGCTCGATCCGCACAAATGGCTGCATGCGCCGTTCGAGGTCGGCTGCGCGCTGGTCAGGGATGCCGCCGCGCATCGCAAGACATTCGCGGTGACGCCCGAATATCTGGAATCGACGCCGCGCGGCCTAGCCTCCGGCGAATGGCTGCACGATTACGGCCTGCAGACGACGCGCGGCTTTCGTGCGCTGAAAGTGTGGATGGCGCTGAAGGAGCACGGTGTCGACAAGTTCGGCCGCCTGATCGATCAGAACATCGCGCAGGCCTTCTATCTCGCCGGGCGGATCGAGGCCGAGCCGCTGCTGGAGCTGGCCATGCCGCCGACCATCAACATCGTCTGCTTCCGCTATCAGCCAGGGATCGCCGGCGAGCCGCTGAAAGCGCTCAATACCGAGATCATGCTGCGGCTGCAGGAACAGGGTATTGCGGCACTCTCCGACACCACCGTGCACGGCGAGCACTGGCTGCGCGTCGCCATCGCCAACCACCGCACCCGGCGTGACGATCTCGATCTTCTGGTGCGCGAAACGGTGCGGTTGGGACGCGGGATCGCGGCGGAAGGGTCATCCGGGGATTAG
- a CDS encoding 2,3-bisphosphoglycerate-dependent phosphoglycerate mutase has translation MSRTLVLVRHGQSEWNLKNLFTGWRDVDLTEQGHAEAKAAGEKLKARGLKFDIAFTSALTRAQKTCQHILDAVGQSDLETIRDQALNERDYGDLSGLNKDDARKKWGEEQVHVWRRSYDVPPPGGESLKDTGARVWPYYLHDLQPHVLRGGTVLVAAHGNSLRALIMALDGKSGEEIVKLELGTGVPVIYTLNADSTVASKEVLEG, from the coding sequence ATGTCGCGAACTCTCGTGCTCGTCCGCCACGGCCAGAGCGAATGGAACTTGAAGAACCTGTTCACCGGCTGGCGCGACGTTGATCTGACCGAGCAGGGCCACGCCGAAGCCAAGGCCGCCGGTGAGAAGCTCAAGGCGCGCGGCCTGAAGTTCGACATCGCCTTCACCTCGGCGCTGACGCGGGCACAGAAGACCTGCCAGCACATTCTCGACGCCGTTGGCCAGAGCGACCTGGAGACGATCCGCGACCAGGCGCTGAACGAGCGCGACTATGGCGACCTCTCCGGCCTCAACAAGGACGATGCCCGAAAGAAATGGGGCGAGGAACAGGTGCATGTCTGGCGCCGCTCCTACGACGTGCCGCCACCTGGTGGCGAGAGCCTGAAGGACACCGGCGCCCGGGTCTGGCCCTATTACCTGCACGACCTGCAGCCACATGTGCTGCGCGGCGGCACCGTGCTGGTGGCGGCGCACGGCAATTCGCTACGCGCGCTGATCATGGCGCTGGACGGCAAGTCCGGCGAGGAGATCGTCAAGCTGGAGCTCGGCACCGGCGTGCCGGTCATCTACACGCTCAACGCCGATTCGACCGTGGCTTCGAAGGAAGTGCTGGAGGGCTGA
- a CDS encoding cytochrome b — MNPTYTNAQKAMHWAVFLLVIGLYGLTYVADLFPRGDPGRALVWWLHISFGMLLFALVVIRLGLRLALGTPGLPGEMSELERWAAKVAHLLLYALLVAIPVLGILLTWYRGDALSFFGLFTVPAPVAPDRDTGRFIRELHSLCANLILILAGLHAAAALWHHFIRRDDVLKRMLPETAGS, encoded by the coding sequence ATGAATCCCACCTACACAAACGCGCAGAAGGCCATGCATTGGGCGGTGTTTCTGCTGGTCATCGGGCTTTATGGCCTGACCTATGTGGCGGACCTCTTTCCACGCGGCGATCCCGGCCGTGCGCTCGTCTGGTGGCTCCATATCTCGTTCGGAATGTTGCTGTTCGCGCTGGTGGTGATCCGCCTCGGCCTGCGCCTGGCACTGGGAACGCCCGGGTTGCCGGGGGAAATGTCAGAACTGGAACGATGGGCGGCCAAGGTCGCGCACCTGCTGCTTTACGCGCTGCTGGTGGCCATTCCGGTCCTCGGCATCCTGCTCACCTGGTACAGGGGTGACGCGCTGAGCTTTTTCGGCCTTTTCACCGTTCCGGCTCCGGTTGCGCCCGATCGCGACACGGGCCGGTTCATAAGAGAGTTGCACAGCCTGTGCGCCAATCTCATCCTCATTCTTGCCGGACTGCATGCGGCGGCGGCGCTATGGCATCATTTCATCCGCAGGGACGATGTGCTCAAGCGCATGCTGCCGGAGACGGCGGGCTCCTGA
- the cysK gene encoding cysteine synthase A: MLNRQKIRTTAGRGRLFDSIVDTVGDTPAVRINNLAPAHATIYVKAEFFNPGASVKDRLALNIIEEAERSGALKPGQTVVEATSGNTGIGLAMVCAQKGYPLVVTMADSFSVERRKLMRMLGAKVVLTPRAEKGFGMYKKAVELAEANGWFLARQFETAANAAIHEATTAREIINDFAGSRLDCFVTGYGTGGTVVGVARVLRRERPDIRIVLAEPANAQLIGSGKAQQRGADGAPAASHPAFEPHPIQGWTPDFIPNVLQEAIDASLYDEVMPVAGPEGIKWAKALAQKEGIFTGISGGATFAVARQVAEKAPAGLVILCMLPDTGERYMSTPLFDGIEAEMDAEETALSRSTPGCQFPAA, encoded by the coding sequence ATGTTGAATAGGCAAAAGATCAGGACCACCGCCGGGCGCGGCAGGCTGTTCGACAGCATCGTGGACACGGTCGGCGACACGCCGGCGGTGCGCATCAACAACCTCGCACCGGCGCACGCGACGATCTACGTGAAGGCCGAGTTCTTCAACCCGGGCGCCTCGGTGAAGGACCGGCTGGCGCTCAACATCATCGAGGAGGCCGAACGCAGCGGCGCGCTGAAGCCGGGCCAGACGGTCGTCGAGGCGACCAGCGGCAACACCGGCATCGGGCTTGCCATGGTGTGCGCACAGAAGGGTTATCCGTTGGTCGTCACCATGGCCGACAGCTTTTCGGTCGAACGCCGCAAGCTGATGCGCATGCTGGGTGCCAAGGTGGTGCTGACGCCGCGCGCCGAAAAGGGTTTCGGCATGTACAAGAAAGCGGTCGAGTTGGCCGAGGCCAATGGCTGGTTCCTCGCCCGCCAGTTTGAAACCGCCGCCAATGCCGCCATCCACGAAGCGACGACGGCGCGCGAGATCATCAATGATTTCGCCGGCTCGCGGCTCGACTGCTTCGTCACTGGCTATGGCACCGGCGGCACCGTCGTCGGTGTGGCGCGCGTGCTGCGCCGCGAGCGGCCCGACATCCGCATCGTACTCGCCGAACCGGCCAATGCGCAGCTGATCGGCAGCGGCAAGGCGCAGCAGCGCGGCGCCGATGGCGCTCCCGCCGCCAGTCATCCGGCTTTCGAGCCGCATCCGATCCAGGGCTGGACTCCGGATTTCATCCCCAACGTGCTGCAGGAAGCGATCGACGCGAGCCTCTATGACGAGGTGATGCCGGTTGCCGGACCCGAAGGCATCAAATGGGCCAAGGCATTGGCGCAGAAGGAAGGCATCTTCACTGGCATTTCCGGCGGCGCCACCTTCGCCGTGGCGCGGCAGGTCGCGGAGAAGGCGCCGGCCGGATTGGTGATCCTGTGCATGTTGCCCGATACCGGCGAACGCTACATGTCGACGCCGCTCTTCGACGGCATCGAGGCGGAAATGGACGCCGAGGAGACGGCGCTGTCGCGCTCGACGCCCGGCTGCCAGTTCCCGGCGGCTTGA
- a CDS encoding CDGSH iron-sulfur domain-containing protein encodes MADMVESDEIDVGFSGKRCIHSRNCVLGDPHVFVPNAPGQWIHPEAASVEKIVAIAESCPSGAITYIRKDGGPQEQPPVVNTVRVRENGPLAVHAQIVLDGETFFRATLCRCGASENKPFCDGSHTKAGFTATGEPTLKDTPALEARDGQLNVTPTTNGRLKIAGNLEIVTGTGHTIDRTTVAFLCRCGHSANKPFCDGSHKKVGFIG; translated from the coding sequence ATGGCCGACATGGTCGAAAGCGACGAGATCGATGTCGGGTTTTCCGGCAAGCGCTGCATCCATTCGCGCAATTGCGTGCTCGGCGATCCGCATGTCTTCGTGCCCAACGCGCCGGGGCAATGGATCCATCCCGAGGCGGCCAGCGTCGAGAAGATCGTCGCCATCGCCGAGAGCTGTCCCTCGGGCGCCATCACTTACATCAGGAAGGATGGCGGACCGCAGGAGCAGCCGCCCGTGGTCAACACGGTGCGCGTCCGGGAAAACGGCCCACTTGCCGTTCACGCCCAGATCGTGCTCGACGGCGAGACGTTCTTCCGCGCCACGCTCTGCCGCTGCGGTGCGTCGGAAAACAAGCCATTCTGCGACGGCAGTCACACCAAGGCAGGTTTCACGGCCACCGGCGAGCCGACGCTGAAGGACACGCCGGCCCTCGAAGCGCGGGATGGCCAGCTCAATGTGACGCCGACGACAAACGGTCGGCTCAAGATCGCGGGCAATCTCGAAATCGTCACCGGCACCGGCCATACAATCGACCGCACCACGGTCGCGTTCCTGTGCCGCTGCGGCCATTCCGCCAATAAGCCGTTTTGCGATGGCAGTCACAAGAAGGTGGGATTTATCGGCTGA
- the dapB gene encoding 4-hydroxy-tetrahydrodipicolinate reductase — MSETSANDKPATDMGLVVVGAAGRMGQTLIRAIHSIPGARVIGAVERADSPHLGKDAGELAGVGRIDVAIGNDPLPVFAKADGVLDFTTPASTVEFAGYAAQARIVHVIGTTGCSADDDAKIAAAARHATIVKSGNMSLGVNLLAVLVEQAARALDADDFDIEILEMHHRHKVDAPSGTALLLGEAAATGRGVALAGNDVRSRDGHTGVRKTGSIGFATLRGGSVVGDHSVILAGTGERITLAHHAEDRAIFARGAIKAALWARGKKPGLYSMRDVLGLA; from the coding sequence ATGAGCGAGACGTCAGCAAACGACAAGCCGGCAACCGATATGGGCCTTGTGGTGGTGGGTGCTGCCGGCCGCATGGGCCAGACGCTGATCCGCGCCATCCACAGCATTCCGGGCGCCCGGGTCATCGGCGCGGTCGAGCGTGCGGATTCGCCTCATCTGGGCAAGGATGCCGGCGAACTCGCCGGCGTCGGCCGTATCGATGTGGCGATTGGCAATGATCCGCTGCCGGTCTTCGCCAAGGCCGATGGCGTGCTCGATTTCACCACGCCGGCCTCGACCGTCGAATTCGCCGGCTACGCGGCGCAGGCACGCATCGTCCATGTCATAGGCACGACAGGTTGTTCGGCCGACGACGACGCGAAGATCGCCGCGGCGGCTCGCCACGCGACGATCGTCAAGTCGGGCAATATGAGCCTCGGCGTCAATCTTCTGGCGGTGCTGGTCGAACAGGCGGCACGCGCGCTCGACGCCGACGATTTCGACATCGAGATCCTCGAAATGCACCACAGGCACAAGGTCGACGCGCCCTCGGGCACCGCGCTGCTGCTGGGTGAGGCCGCCGCCACCGGGCGCGGCGTGGCGCTGGCCGGCAATGACGTGCGTTCACGCGACGGCCACACAGGTGTGCGAAAGACCGGCTCGATCGGCTTCGCCACGCTGCGTGGCGGCTCGGTGGTTGGCGACCACAGCGTGATCCTGGCCGGCACCGGCGAGCGTATCACCCTCGCCCACCATGCCGAGGACCGAGCCATCTTCGCCCGCGGCGCCATCAAGGCGGCGTTGTGGGCGCGTGGCAAGAAGCCCGGACTGTATTCGATGCGGGACGTGCTTGGGCTCGCCTGA
- a CDS encoding UBP-type zinc finger domain-containing protein, which translates to MADECKHAAGIKDVTPSALGCEECLKSGSWWVHLRLCRTCGHVGCCDDSPNRHATKHFHATSHPVIEGYDPPEGWGWCFVDEIFLDLGDRTTPQNGPIPRFY; encoded by the coding sequence ATGGCGGACGAATGCAAACATGCGGCTGGGATCAAGGACGTGACGCCGAGCGCACTCGGTTGCGAGGAGTGCCTGAAGAGCGGATCGTGGTGGGTGCATCTGCGGCTCTGCCGAACCTGCGGCCATGTCGGCTGCTGCGACGATTCGCCCAACCGCCACGCCACCAAGCATTTTCACGCCACCAGTCACCCCGTCATCGAGGGCTATGATCCGCCGGAAGGCTGGGGATGGTGCTTTGTCGACGAGATCTTTCTCGACCTCGGCGACCGCACCACGCCGCAGAACGGACCGATCCCGCGGTTTTACTGA
- a CDS encoding BTAD domain-containing putative transcriptional regulator encodes MPGLSVRLLGSLTISRNGVPVALPASRKLRALFAYLALAPHPVGRSRLCELFWDVPNDPRGELRWCLSKLRGVLDAPERRRVSTQGDMVALDLDGCLVDALEISRATAQGIGTLGRERLRGLVGLFAGDLLDGLELERSPLFNSWLIAQRRRFNSCHVAVLEQLVESLPPDCDETIGHLDRWVELAPFDGRAHVTLLASLHRRGEIGAAEQHLTATEQLFQSEDLDFAPLRAAWRAIRDQRASAAQQAQPACLSPASQLVATPGDDGPVEPSHASLAIMPFAEESGARGGLADGLTHDIITRLAKLRDFFVIARGSVFALAEKAIAPEEAGGKLNVDYVATGTVRSLAGRVIVGVELVAVRTARIVWAETFERRPDDIFAVLDDIGDSIVSSISAEIETVERNRAMLKAPNSLNAWEAYHRGLWHMYRFTQAENEQARHFFARALQLDPTFARAYAGLSFTHWQNAFQRWGDRDRESALAFESAGHSLLVDDHNPAAHWAMGRALWLRGAQDGSLVELQRAVDLSPNFALGHYALSFVHSQSGDPRAAIGSSDHSRHLSPFDPLLFGMLGARAMAHVRLGQFGEAAEWALKAAARPNAHAIILAIAAHCLALAGRLDEARGFAAAIRKTLPHYSSEDFIGTFRFEPDAEALFRQGARRIGLG; translated from the coding sequence ATGCCGGGCCTGTCCGTGCGCCTGCTCGGATCGCTGACGATCTCCCGCAACGGCGTGCCGGTGGCACTGCCGGCATCGCGCAAACTGCGGGCGCTCTTCGCCTATCTGGCGCTGGCGCCGCATCCGGTCGGGCGCAGCCGCCTGTGCGAGCTGTTCTGGGATGTGCCCAACGATCCTCGCGGCGAGCTGCGCTGGTGCCTGAGCAAGCTGCGCGGTGTGCTCGACGCGCCGGAGCGGCGCCGGGTGTCTACGCAGGGCGACATGGTTGCGCTCGATCTGGACGGTTGCCTCGTCGACGCGCTGGAGATCAGCCGGGCCACGGCGCAAGGAATCGGCACGCTTGGTCGGGAGCGGCTGCGAGGACTGGTCGGGCTCTTCGCCGGCGATTTGCTCGACGGGCTGGAGCTGGAGCGCAGTCCTCTCTTCAACAGCTGGCTGATCGCCCAGCGCCGCCGCTTCAACTCGTGCCACGTGGCGGTGCTGGAACAGCTCGTCGAAAGCCTGCCGCCGGATTGCGACGAGACGATCGGCCATCTCGACCGGTGGGTGGAACTGGCGCCGTTCGACGGGCGCGCCCATGTGACTTTGCTGGCCAGCCTGCACCGACGTGGCGAGATCGGCGCGGCCGAGCAGCACCTGACGGCGACCGAACAGCTGTTTCAATCGGAGGACCTGGATTTCGCACCGCTTCGCGCGGCGTGGCGGGCGATCCGTGACCAACGGGCAAGCGCCGCGCAGCAAGCGCAGCCGGCCTGCCTGTCCCCGGCATCGCAGCTTGTCGCCACTCCAGGTGATGATGGCCCGGTCGAGCCGAGCCATGCGTCATTGGCAATCATGCCGTTTGCCGAGGAGAGCGGTGCGCGTGGCGGACTGGCCGATGGTTTGACACACGACATCATCACCCGTCTCGCCAAGCTCAGGGATTTCTTCGTCATCGCGCGCGGATCGGTGTTCGCACTGGCCGAGAAGGCCATCGCGCCCGAGGAGGCTGGCGGAAAACTGAACGTCGACTATGTCGCCACCGGCACGGTGCGCAGCCTGGCCGGCCGGGTGATCGTCGGCGTCGAGCTCGTCGCGGTGCGCACGGCCAGGATCGTCTGGGCCGAGACATTCGAGCGCCGGCCCGACGACATCTTCGCGGTGCTGGACGACATCGGCGACAGCATCGTCTCGTCGATATCGGCCGAGATCGAAACGGTCGAGCGCAACCGCGCCATGCTGAAGGCGCCCAATTCGCTCAACGCGTGGGAAGCCTATCATCGCGGCCTCTGGCACATGTACCGCTTCACCCAGGCGGAAAACGAGCAGGCGCGGCATTTCTTCGCCCGGGCGCTGCAACTGGACCCGACCTTTGCCCGCGCCTATGCCGGCCTGTCCTTCACCCACTGGCAGAACGCTTTCCAGCGATGGGGCGACCGCGACCGGGAGAGCGCGCTGGCCTTCGAGAGCGCCGGCCACAGCCTGCTGGTCGACGACCACAATCCGGCCGCGCACTGGGCGATGGGGCGGGCGCTATGGCTGCGCGGCGCGCAGGACGGCTCGCTCGTCGAACTGCAACGGGCGGTGGATCTCAGCCCCAATTTCGCGCTTGGCCATTATGCGCTGTCCTTCGTCCACTCGCAGTCGGGCGATCCGCGGGCGGCGATCGGCTCCTCCGACCATTCGCGCCATCTGAGCCCCTTCGACCCGCTGCTGTTCGGCATGCTGGGGGCAAGAGCCATGGCGCATGTCCGGCTCGGCCAGTTCGGGGAAGCGGCCGAATGGGCGCTGAAGGCGGCGGCCCGGCCCAATGCGCACGCCATCATCCTGGCGATCGCCGCGCACTGCCTGGCGCTGGCCGGCCGGCTCGACGAGGCGCGCGGCTTTGCCGCCGCAATCCGCAAGACATTGCCGCACTATTCGAGCGAGGATTTTATCGGGACGTTCCGTTTCGAGCCCGACGCGGAAGCCCTGTTCCGGCAGGGCGCGAGGCGGATCGGGCTGGGCTGA